One region of Glycine max cultivar Williams 82 chromosome 9, Glycine_max_v4.0, whole genome shotgun sequence genomic DNA includes:
- the LOC100785573 gene encoding cationic amino acid transporter 1, with the protein MRTSEEGREGGVMRRRKGCTFQKNDFLPEESFGSWGSYGRALMETPRRLKDRILTRSNESAEVGEMRARSSHQMKKTLNWWDLMWLGIGAVIGAGIFVLTGIEAREVAGPAVVLSYVVSGFSAMLSVFCYTEFAVEIPVAGGSFAYLRVELGDFVAFIAAGNILLEYVISCAAVSRSWTSYFATLCNKNPDDFRIVVHNMNPNYNHFDPIAVIVLAAICILAIYSTKGSSIFNYIASVVHVVIIAFIVIVGLIHVKPQNYVPFAPFGVRGVFQASAVLFFAYVGFDAVATMAEETKNPSRDIPIGLVGSMVVTTIAYCLLSATLCLMQPYTSIDVNAPFSVAFSAIGWDWAKYIVSLGALKGMTTVLLVSVVGQARYLTHIARTHMMPPWFALVDEHTGTPVNATIAMVVVSAVIAFFTDLQILSNLLSISTLFIFMLVAIALIVRRYYSSGVTTKRNQITLIVFIVFIIASSCGISCYWALSEGWIGYAIFVPIWALSTGGLCLFVPKAKEPKFWGVPLVPWIPSISIFINIFLLGSIDKDSFIRFGFWTVFLLVYYVFFGLHASYDTAKEFEAQRSMENSINKMEDGEMSST; encoded by the exons ATGAGAACgagtgaagaaggaagagagGGAGGTGTGATGCGGAGGAGGAAGGGTTGCACGTTTCAGAAGAACGACTTCCTCCCGGAGGAATCGTTTGGGAGCTGGGGGAGCTACGGGAGGGCGCTGATGGAGACGCCGCGGAGGCTGAAGGATCGCATCTTGACGCGGTCCAACGAGAGCGCGGAGGTGGGGGAGATGAGGGCGCGTAGCAGCCACCAGATGAAGAAAACGCTGAACTGGTGGGATCTGATGTGGCTCGGGATCGGGGCGGTGATCGGCGCCGGAATATTCGTTCTCACCGGAATCGAGGCAAGGGAGGTGGCCGGGCCTGCGGTGGTGCTGTCCTACGTGGTGTCCGGGTTCTCCGCCATGCTCTCCGTCTTCTGCTACACAGAGTTTGCCGTCGAAATCCCCGTCGCTG GTGGCTCATTTGCATACTTGAGAGTGGAGCTAGGAGATTTTGTGGCCTTCATAGCTGCTGGAAACATCCTTCTAGAGTATGTAATAAGTTGTGCCGCAGTGTcaagatcatggacctcatatTTTGCTACTCTTTGCAACAAAAACCCTGATGATTTCCGCATAGTGGTTCACAACATGAACCCTAATTACAACCACTTTGACCCTATTGCAGTCATAGTCCTTGCAGCCATATGCATCCTCGCGATTTATAGCACCAAAGGCTCCTCAATCTTCAACTACATTGCCTCGGTGGTGCATGTGGTTATCATTGCCTTTATTGTCATAGTGGGTCTTATTCATGTCAAGCCTCAAAACTATGTACCCTTTGCACCCTTTGGTGTAAGAGGAGTTTTTCAAGCTTCAGCTGTTCTTTTCTTTGCTTATGTAGGGTTTGATGCTGTTGCAACCATGGCTGAAGAAACCAAGAACCCTTCAAGGGACATTCCAATAGGGTTAGTGGGGTCAATGGTTGTTACAACAATAGCATATTGCTTGCTTTCAGCTACACTATGCCTCATGCAACCTTACACTAGCATCGATGTGAATGCACCCTTTTCGGTTGCGTTTAGTGCCATAGGGTGGGATTGGGCTAAGTACATTGTTTCTTTGGGGGCTTTGAAGGGAATGACCACAGTGTTGTTGGTGAGTGTTGTGGGCCAAGCTAGGTACTTGACTCACATTGCACGCACCCACATGATGCCCCCTTGGTTTGCCTTAGTGGACGAGCACACTGGAACGCCTGTGAATGCCACGATCGCCATGGTTGTGGTGTCTGCTGTGATTGCTTTCTTCACCGACCTTCAAATTCTCTCCAACCTTTTATCAATCTCGACTCTCTTCATATTTATGCTTGTGGCCATTGCTCTCATTGTGAGAAGGTATTACTCTAGTGGGGTCACTACAAAGAGAAACCAAATCACGCTCATTGTATTCATTGTGTTTATCATTGCATCTTCATGTGGGATTTCATGTTATTGGGCTCTTAGTGAAGGGTGGATTGGATATGCTATTTTTGTGCCTATTTGGGCTTTATCTACTGGAGGGCTTTGCCTTTTTGTTCCGAAGGCAAAGGAGCCTAAATTTTGGGGGGTGCCTTTGGTTCCATGGATACCTTCcatatctatttttattaacattttcctCCTTGGGTCTATAGATAAAGACTCGTTTATTAGGTTTGGGTTTTGGACAGTGTTTCTCTTGGTTTACTATGTTTTCTTTGGGTTGCATGCTTCTTATGATACAGCTAAGGAGTTTGAGGCACAACGTAGTATGGAAAATTCTATAAACAAGATGGAAGATGGAGAGATGTCTTCTACGTAG